Sequence from the Methanobrevibacter arboriphilus genome:
TTTTTATTTAATGGAAAATGGAAGGTTGAATATTTATAATGTAGATTCTGATGAAAAATTAGAAATAAATTATATCAGGGAGATTATCAAGAAAAAAGGAAACTATGCAAAGTACTGTGTGTATAATGATTTAAAAGATAGAGGATACATCATAAAAACTGGTTTCAAATATGGTTCTGAATTTAGACTTTATGAAAGGGGAAAGTCTCCAGGAGATGGTCATTCTGAATATCTTGTAAAAATCATACATGAAGATTATGATATTAATGCTTTAGATTTTGCTAGCTATGTAAGGGTATCTCATGGTGTTAAAAAAAGCCTTTTAATGGCTGTTGTAGATGATGAAGAGGATATTACTTACTATAAAATAGAATGGACTAGACCTTAATTTATATATA
This genomic interval carries:
- the endA gene encoding tRNA-intron lyase, translating into MRGCLTDEIVTITIKENLNQKAISLNQKSFFGKLEDSVLELSLIEAFYLMENGRLNIYNVDSDEKLEINYIREIIKKKGNYAKYCVYNDLKDRGYIIKTGFKYGSEFRLYERGKSPGDGHSEYLVKIIHEDYDINALDFASYVRVSHGVKKSLLMAVVDDEEDITYYKIEWTRP